The following proteins come from a genomic window of Synergistota bacterium:
- the dcd gene encoding dCTP deaminase has translation MRAIESGEIKIIPLLDPAVQIGKGSLDVRLGLDFILFRKRVMGAFDPLSGDAPFLPMVGERIFLEPGQAFVLHPGDFALSSTLEYVALSEKYMAYVEGRSSWGRLGLVVATATVVSPGYRGVITLELANLGIAPLYLYPGTRIAQLVFHEVKDREVKDYSKASSKYIGSLLPEIGFLWKDPEWEILKKMKEGKDKL, from the coding sequence TTGAGGGCGATAGAAAGTGGTGAAATAAAGATCATACCTCTTTTGGATCCTGCTGTTCAGATCGGTAAGGGGAGCCTAGATGTAAGGCTTGGCCTTGATTTTATTCTCTTCAGGAAGAGAGTCATGGGAGCATTCGATCCATTAAGTGGGGATGCTCCTTTTCTTCCCATGGTTGGAGAAAGAATATTTTTAGAGCCGGGGCAGGCATTTGTTCTTCATCCGGGAGATTTTGCTCTATCAAGCACCCTTGAATATGTGGCTTTAAGTGAAAAATATATGGCTTATGTTGAAGGGAGGTCTTCATGGGGAAGGCTTGGCCTTGTGGTAGCAACAGCTACTGTTGTTTCCCCTGGCTACAGGGGAGTAATAACCCTTGAGCTTGCTAACCTTGGGATAGCTCCTCTCTATCTTTATCCTGGTACAAGAATTGCTCAACTTGTTTTCCACGAGGTCAAGGATAGGGAGGTTAAGGATTATTCTAAAGCTTCAAGTAAATATATAGGTTCTCTTCTTCCAGAGATTGGTTTTCTGTGGAAGGATCCAGAGTGGGAGATACTTAAAAAGATGAAAGAAGGAAAGGATAAATTATAG
- a CDS encoding HD domain-containing protein gives MKIVRVDELKGGELLGRSIYTPEGYSLLKRGVSLEKKHIDSIKRFSISHVAVFESEDEREIYEKSGDLLENPFLNKVREIYTGLRKNLSVFRKASFGIVSWEDSELILKRFDKAVQWERSKIAFFIELGRKITLALLREIFKGERKLISLGSFSYEDGGMLWEHWLNVAVLSMFTAFSLGYKVKRIWDIGTAALFHDIGKLFLSVEDFFLNSFLSKGEIDFTIAMHPLLGYGLLRNMRNLAISISHAVYQHHESFDGSGYPQGLERGEIIGQARIIGLCNYFDALLSGRLGFLPTVEEAVSRLEKLSEKLFDPKILDVFINDVIRKRML, from the coding sequence TTGAAAATAGTCAGAGTTGATGAGCTTAAGGGGGGAGAGCTTCTTGGAAGAAGTATATATACCCCTGAGGGATATTCTCTTTTAAAGAGGGGGGTTTCTCTCGAGAAGAAGCATATAGATAGTATTAAGAGATTTAGTATATCTCATGTTGCAGTTTTTGAAAGCGAAGACGAGAGGGAAATTTACGAAAAGTCAGGCGATCTTCTCGAGAACCCCTTTTTGAATAAGGTTAGGGAAATTTACACAGGATTAAGAAAAAACTTAAGCGTGTTTAGGAAAGCTTCTTTTGGAATTGTTAGTTGGGAAGATAGTGAGTTAATATTGAAGAGATTCGATAAGGCTGTTCAGTGGGAAAGATCTAAGATCGCTTTCTTTATTGAATTAGGTAGGAAGATAACCTTAGCGCTTTTAAGGGAGATCTTTAAAGGAGAAAGAAAGCTTATAAGTCTGGGAAGTTTTAGTTATGAGGATGGAGGTATGCTTTGGGAACATTGGCTTAATGTAGCGGTTTTATCGATGTTTACAGCCTTTAGCTTAGGTTACAAAGTCAAAAGGATATGGGATATAGGAACAGCTGCTCTTTTTCACGATATAGGGAAGCTTTTTCTCAGTGTTGAGGATTTTTTCTTAAACTCCTTTCTAAGTAAGGGTGAGATTGACTTTACTATAGCTATGCATCCTTTGTTGGGTTACGGTCTTTTAAGAAATATGAGAAACTTAGCCATTAGCATTTCTCATGCTGTTTACCAGCATCATGAAAGCTTTGATGGGAGTGGTTATCCTCAAGGTTTAGAGAGGGGAGAGATAATAGGGCAAGCTCGCATAATAGGGTTGTGTAATTATTTTGATGCTTTACTTTCGGGCAGGCTTGGTTTTCTCCCAACGGTAGAGGAAGCTGTTTCAAGATTGGAAAAGCTTTCTGAAAAGTTATTTGATCCTAAGATTCTGGATGTTTTCATAAACGATGTTATTAGAAAGAGAATGCTATGA